One stretch of Enoplosus armatus isolate fEnoArm2 chromosome 1, fEnoArm2.hap1, whole genome shotgun sequence DNA includes these proteins:
- the tmem276b gene encoding transmembrane protein 178B — protein MAAMKILTGTGLFLAFCALGLLAMAICTDYWYETDARRHRERCKNYANKRNDPGYIYISNHNLPLQMPPKSLERKGNGPDAGALIRGKRHFLAAASAMESHCSRQFNSTISGLWRKCHREGFDLETEDLIYKGIIQRCTPVKYHYSSSILPRNLPINITKTIRQDEWHALHLRRMTAGFVGMAVSIILFGWIIGVLGCCQQHDLMQYVAGLLFLMGGTCCIISLCTCVAGINFELSRYPRYMYGLPEDISHGYGWSMFCAWGGLGLTLLAGFLCTLAPSLSTPARTTTHKPRQENGTV, from the exons ATGGCCGCTATGAAAATATTAACAGGCACAGGGCTCTTCTTGGCGTTCTGTGCGCTGGGGCTGCTCGCCATGGCGATTTGCACCGATTACTGGTACGAGACCGACGCGAGGAGACATCGAGAGAGGTGTAAAAACTATGCCAACAAGCGAAACGACCCGGGGTACATCTACATTTCAAACCACAACCTCCCCCTCCAGATGCCTCCAAAGAGCCTGGAGAGGAAAGGTAACGGCCCAGATGCTGGTGCTCTCATCAGGGGGAAGCGGCACTTTCTGGCCGCGGCGTCTGCCATGGAGTCTCACTGCAGTCGGCAGTTTAACTCCACCATCTCCGGGCTTTGGAGGAAGTGTCACCGGGAGGGCTTCGACCTGGAGACCGAGGACCTTATTTACAAAG GAATAATTCAAAGATGTACCCCAGTCAAGTATCACTACTCTTCGTCCATCCTACCACGAAATTTACCCATCAACATCACAAAGACCATACGACAGGACGAGTGGCATGCACTCC ATCTAAGAAGGATGACGGCAGGCTTTGTGGGCATGGCCGTGTCCATCATTCTTTTTGGCTGGATCATTGGAGTGCTGGGATGCTGCCAGCAGCATGACCTCATGCAATATGTAGCTGGGCTACTCTTTCTCATGGGAG GAACATGCTGCATCATCTCCTTGTGCACATGTGTGGCAGGAATCAACTTTGAGTTATCCCGCTACCCCCGCTACATGTACGGCCTCCCTGAGGACATTAGCCATGGCTATGGCTGGTCCATGTTTTGTGCCTGGGGGGGCCTCGGTCTCACATTGCTGGCTGGCTTTCTCTGCACCTTGGCCCCCTCCCTGAGCACACCCGCTCGCACAACAACCCACAAGCCGAGGCAGGAGAATGGAACCGTGTGA